The DNA window CTTGTCGTCCTTGCTGTTTTCGTACAGAGAGAGCGAGAACTCGCCGTCTACAGTGGGAATTCGAGCACTCGTCAACCGTTCGACGGAGGGAATCTCCATATCAGGGTTCATGAGCCGAGATCGGAATAAAAGGAACCACCACCGGCCGTTGGACGGCCAGCGTATGGCTGCTTACAAGGGCCAATCAAATTCGACTTTGGATCAACCAGTTCCGTTGCGTAGGGTTTTGGGAAAACTGTTACGGAGCCGACTCGAAGAAAGCCACCACACGATTGCTTACTTTGCAATAACAGAAGTTACAGATACTCCTCCAGTCCGTCCCTTGAATTATAGTAGAAGGCATCGTCCTTACGAGGAGCTTTTCGTATTCCACCACCGAACTAGCAAACGTTCAGGCCCCGTAGTGGTAGAGAGAGTATCCTCTTTGTGATAGAATACCGCCCTGAGTCGCACCTTCAGACGCAGCTCCCATGCGCTTTCGTCCAATTGTTGTTGGGGCCTTGTACCCCGGCATCACACGCGGCCTAAGTGCCGACCTTCTCGCCACCCAGGCTCTTTCGGGGACGGGGTATCCAGTTTGCACCTCTCACGTCGTTGCCGGAGACGGCGTCGTGACGGACGTCCTCAATGTCCCGACGGACACCGTGGCCGCGCAGCTCGAACATTTGTTTGAGACCCGGACCCCGACCAGTGCCAAAGTGGGCATCATCGGGGCCACACCAACCGTGGACCGAGTGTTCGACCACCTTCACTCGCTGGACGGCCCCGTCGTCTACGACCTCACCGTGAGCGGTCCGAGTGGCGAGGACGTTGTCGAACAGGAAGGATTGGAGGCGATTGTCGAACGCCTCAGTGAGCCGGACCTCGTCACAATCCGGCGCACAGATGCCGCCCTGGTAGCCGGCATGGAAATCCCCAGTCTGGACGATGCCCAGGTGGCCGCCCAACGGATTGCCCAGCAGGGGGCCGAGCACGTTCTGATCCGTTGCGGAAAGCTTCCAACTCACTTCTACGACCAGGAAGGGTCTCCACCGGATTACGCCCTGGATCTCTTTTTCGACGGGGACGACTTTGCCCTCTTCGAGGCCCCACATCTTGACGGCCTCCAGTCGCACCATGGCGCATCGAGTGGCCTTTTGCTTCCCTTGCTCCATCACCTCCAGACCGGGATGGAACTCGAACCCGCACTCCAAAAGGCCAAGGGCCGGGTCTCCGAAGCCCTCCGGGCCCTTCAACAGGACGAGGGAGACAATCCAGACGCTACCTTCTTCGAGACCCTCGAAGAGGAACCGACCATGGCTGAGGTTCAAGAGTAGCCGCTCCCAGCCTCTTCCCCCTCTCAAATACGTGTTGCCTCATGCCCAACGATGCGAAGGAGAACTCGAACCAGTCCAAGGCCACCATCTACGATG is part of the Salinibacter ruber DSM 13855 genome and encodes:
- the thiD gene encoding bifunctional hydroxymethylpyrimidine kinase/phosphomethylpyrimidine kinase, which gives rise to MRFRPIVVGALYPGITRGLSADLLATQALSGTGYPVCTSHVVAGDGVVTDVLNVPTDTVAAQLEHLFETRTPTSAKVGIIGATPTVDRVFDHLHSLDGPVVYDLTVSGPSGEDVVEQEGLEAIVERLSEPDLVTIRRTDAALVAGMEIPSLDDAQVAAQRIAQQGAEHVLIRCGKLPTHFYDQEGSPPDYALDLFFDGDDFALFEAPHLDGLQSHHGASSGLLLPLLHHLQTGMELEPALQKAKGRVSEALRALQQDEGDNPDATFFETLEEEPTMAEVQE